From the Pseudomonas sp. Teo4 genome, the window ACACGGCGTCGAAACCTTCCTGGCGCAGGCGTTCGCTGACCATGTAACCCGAGCTGATCACCCGCGCCCAGGGCAGCTTGCGGTAGTGCGCACTGAACTTGCCGGTGTACTTGCAGGGGATGTAGTTCTGGTAGGCATCGTGCTCGAGGATGACCAGGTTCGGCACGCTGCGGATGAATGCCACCTGACGGATCTCTTGCTTGAAACGCAGGAAAAACACGATCCGGTCGTAGCGCTCGACATCCACCTCACGCTTGAAGTAACGACGCAGGTTGCGCTGGTCTTCGCTGCTCAGCCAGCGCAGGTCGCACTCACAGTTGGCCGCGACGCCGTCGTACAGGCGGTCGAGGATCGCCCGTTGTTCCTTCTGCACCAGAAATAGGACTTTCATTGCATTCCTTGGGCGCTCAGCGCCAACTCGGTCAACCAGCAGCGTTTTTACAGCTCACGCCGCCAGAACAGTTCATGTCGACGCACAGCCTTACGGAAGAACTCGTTTTCTCCGTATGGCGACGGACGGCGCCCGGCCAGCCAGCGCTGCAGCAACCGACGCACGCGGCGCTTGAACGGTGCAGGTGGCTGCAGATCGTGCATCATGCCCAGGGCCATGGCCTTGTCGCGCTGGGTCGCCACATCCAGAACCAGGCTGCACGGCGCCCAGGCCTGCTCGGCACTCAGTTGCGGCGGCAAGGCAACGCCATCGCCACTGTCGCCCATCGGCCAGCGGTCGTTGTCGTGCAGATGGTTGGCGTAGCACAGCAGGGTCTGCGGCTGCCACGACAGGCCTTCAAGGGCCTCCAGCACTGCGGCCTGGGCACAGATATGGTCCGGATGTGGGTCAAGTTGTGGATGCGGCATCACCAGCACTTCAGGCTTGGCCAGCTCCAGCAAGGCGCGCAAGTCGGCCAGCAGGTTGTTCCAGGTCGGCTGCCCATCGCCGTCGGCAGGCAGCGGGAACGGGTTGAACTGGCGGAACGGCCGGATATCGGCCATGTCGGCTTCCCGGGAAACGGCAGGCTGGTCGGGTGCGGCCTGCATGATGGGGAGTTGCAGGCAGAAGTAGCCCAACTGCACGCAACGCGACTCAGGCACACCGGCCCAACGCGGCACTGCGACGCTATCCCAGGCGCGCAAACGCCCCTTTAGCCGCGCCGCCTCGGCGCGGCCCATTCCCATCTGCTGGTAATGTTCCGCTTCGATCTCTCCGGCAGTCAGAGTCACCACCCAGGTTTCGTCTGCCTGGCTGTAGAGCCCATATGCGGCCAGCTCGGCGTCATCAGCGTGGGGGGCGATGACCATCACCCTGCGGCGCTGTAACTCGACACTCGGGGTTATCCACAGCCGTGGTTCACCCAGCAACCGGCAGTAACGCCCGCGCAAACGCAATTGCGCTGCCTGCAACGGGGCGGCCAAGCCGGTAAGGTTGAGATAACGCACACCATCGACGCCTCGCTCGAAGGTCTGGCAGTCTCGCTCCCCGTCACCGAGCAACTCGACACGCGGGTCGAGGAAGCGGCCGAGCCAGCGGCTCTTGATGCGCACTTCCAGCACCAGGGTTTCGTCGCCATCAAGCGAGGTGTCGGCGCGCAGCACGCCACCTTGCAAGCTGGCCTTCACCTGGCGGGTCTGCTCCCCGAAGCGGTAGACGTAGTCTTCCCCTGGCGTATAGAACAAGTGGTCGGCGAACCAGGCCTCATGAACGGCCCACAACACCGGCAATAGCAGCAGCGGCAACCACCACCAGGTGGTCAGCCCGAGGGCAACCAGCAGCACCAGCGCAGCCAGCAGCCCCAAGCGCTTGTTGCGCCTGTGACGCTTGAGCAACTGCTGCTTGCGGCTCATACCTGGAACACCGGCACGGGGTTGCACCAGCGGTCCTTGTACTCGCGGTCGGCACGACCGAACGAGAAGCGCAGCGGCTTGTTGCGCGCGCGGGCATCTTCCCAGGCCGCCTGGGTATTGAGGAAGCTCAGCACGCTACCAGGGCTGAACGCCTTGGTCTCGGGGTCGACGCCACCGTTGATGTACTCGACGCTGACCCACTCCGGCGCTTCGACCCGGTACACCAGCTGGATCGCAATGGCTTTGTCGTCCAGCAACAGCACCGAGCCGATCAGCAATTCACGCAGGCGCTCCAGCACCTCGGCCATGTGCGCCGCCCCGGTGGCCGGGAAGCCCCAGCGGCGCTGGAACAGGTCGCAATACATGGCCGCGATGTCGTCGGAGCTGAAGTCGCTGATCGGGCGTACCACACCGCCCGCCTCTTCCAGCAAACGCAGCTCGCGGCGCTGGTTGTAGCGAAACTTCTTCGACAGGTCCTCATGAGCCCGTGCCATCGCCAGTTGCTCCGGCTGTGCCTTGAGGCCCGCGAAGCGGCCCTGATTGAGCTCAGACAGATAGCGACCGGTGTGACGCAGCGGGGCAGCGGCATCTGCGGCGGCAGGTAGGATGATCTCGGCATTGCCCAGGTCGAACAGGCCCTTCTTGCCTGCACGCTTGAGCACGTCCTTGGACAGCGCCAAGTGCCGTCCCCAGGTGGGGATGGCGGCTTTGAGATCGCCACCTTGCTGCCAACCCAGATAACGCACGGGAATTTGCGCCAATTGCGCCAATTGCTCGATTACCAGTGGATGCGTTGCAACACTGCCCCCGAATCGCGCCCAGGCTTCGGCATAGGCGGCAGCGTCGATAACCTGCCAGCCGCGTTCGCGGAACGCTTGAATATGGTTGAGCATCACGCCTGCGCCACCATCGCACGCACCTGAGGCAGCTGCCAGAAGGCTTCACGCACGGCCGAGTCGGAGAAGCGTTCATGCAGGCGCTGAAGCATGTGTTCGGCACAAACCTGACGCTGCTGCGCATCCAGCCCGGCCATGTGCTTGAGGCCCTGCGCCAGCTGCGCGGTATCGCCCAGCGGGAACAGCACGCCCACGCCTTCGACCACTTCGCGGGCACCGCCGCAGGCCGTGGCCAGTAGAGGCACGCCGGCAACCATGGCTTCGAGCAGGACCATGCCGAAAGGCTCATGATCGGAGCTCAGGGCAAACACATCGAAGGCCTGGAAGTAACGGCGGGCGTTCGGCACCTGGCCCAGGAAGTCCACCTGGCCGGCAATACCGAGTTCTGCAGCAAGTGCCTTGAGCTTGCCTTCCAGACGCCCTTCCCCGAGCACAGCCAGCCGTGACCCGGCGGGCAACTCCGGCAAAGCCTGGGCAAAGCCACGCAGCAATGTGGCCTGATCCTTGTCTGGATGCAGCCGACCGACGTTACCCACGATCCAGGCCTGCGCGTCCAGGCCCAGGGCCTCACGGGCCTCGGCACGGGGCACGAGCGAGGCCTGCAAGGCTTCGATGTCGATACGGTTGTACAGGGTCTGAATGCGCTCGGCCGGCCACTGCGGCAAGCATCGGCGCATGTCGTCACGCACCGCATCCGACACGCCAAGCAGGCTCAGGCGCTTGCTGAACAGGTTGGCGAACAGCCGACGCCCTTTGCGCTGATAGTCGCCGAAGGCATGGTGCACGCCGATCACCGGCAACCCGGTACCCAGCAAGGCCACATAGATCGGCTTGAAGCGGTGGGCGATGCAGAAACTGAAATTGCGCTCGGCTGCGATCCGGCGCAACGCGCGGATCGCCCCGAGCTTCAGCCCACGCACGGCCTTGGAGCTGAACTCCAGAAACAGTACCTCGTCCGAAGCACAGCCAGCCGCAACCTGCGGGTCGGCGGCACCGGTGAGGAACACCGTGGTGACCTTGTAGCCACTGCCCTGGAACAGGCTGGCGTACTGACGGGCGCAGTCGAGGAACGGCCCGTCATAGCCATGGCAGAATTGCAGGACGCGCAGTTCAGAGCGGCTGGTCATACGGCGCCGCACCATCCTTGACGACCAGGATGTCTTCCATGATCAGGTACTGCAGGTCCGAGCCGAAGAACATGTTCAAGGCATCGGTCGGCGAGCAGATCATGGGTTCGCCACGACGGTTCAACGAGGTGTTGAGCGACACACCGTTTCCGGTCAGGTCTTCCAGCGCCTTCATCATGTCGTAGTAACGCGGGTTGTACTCGCGCTTGAGCACCTGGGCACGGGAGGTACCGTCCTCGTGGACCACTTCCGGTACACGGGTCTTCCACTCTTCAGCCACTTCGAAGGTGAAGGTCATGAACGGCGCCGGGTGATCGACCTTGATCATCTGCGGGGCGACGGTGTCGAGCATCGACGGGCAGAAAGGTCTCCAGCGTTCGCGGAACTTGATCTGCTCGTTGATACGGTTGGCCACGCCCGGCACGCTTGGGCAGCCGATGATGGAACGACCACCCAGGGCGCGCGGACCGAACTCCATGCGGCCCTGGAACCAGGCCACCGGGTTGCCGTCGACCATGATCTTGGCGATACGCTGCGGCATGTCGTCGAGCTTGCGCCACTGCGGCGCGTTCGGGTGACGGGCGCAGGCGGCGATCACGTCCTCGTTGGAGTACGACGGGCCGAGGTAGACGTGCTCCATCTTCTCCACCGGTACGCCACGGGCGTGGGAGACGTAAGCTGCGGCGCCAACGGCGGTACCGGCGTCACCGGAGGCCGGCTGGACGAACAGTTCCTTGACGTCGGAGCGGGCGATGATCTTCTGGTTGAGCTTGACGTTCAGCGCGCAGCCGCCGGCGAAGGCCAGCTTGCCGGTCTGCTTGAGGGTGTCGCCCAGGTAGTGGTCGATCATCTGCAGGGCGATCTTCTCGAACAGCGCCTGCATGCTGGCTGCGTAGTGGATGTACGGCTCGTCGGCGATGTCGCCTTCGCGCTTCGGACCCAGCCACTCGATGAGCTTCGGCGAGAAGTAGAAGCCCTTGCCCTTCTCTTTATAGCGGCGCAGGCCGATGACGTTGGCGTACTCGGTGTTGATCACCAGTTCGCCATTCTCGAAGCTGGCCAGACGGGAGAAGTCGTACTTGCTGGCATCGCCATACGGCGCCATGCCCATGACCTTGAACTCGCCGTCGAGCATTTCGAAACCGAGGAATTCGGTGATTGCACCGTACAAGCCACCCAGCGAGTCCGGATCGAAGAATTCCTTGATCTTGTGGATCTTGCCGTTTTCGCCGTAGCCAAAGAAGGTGGTGGCGTACTCACCCTTGCCGTCGATGCCGAGGATCGCGGTTTTTTCCTTGAAGCCCGAGCAGTGGTAGGCGCTGGAGGCGTGAGCCAGGTGGTGCTCGACCGGCTCGATCTTGACCTTTTTCGGGTCGAAGCCCAGTTGCTCCAGGCACCAGACGATCTTCTTGCGGTAGCGCTTGTAGCGACGGTTGCCCATCAGGATCGCGTCGAGGGCGCGGTCCGGGGCGTACCAGTAGCGCTTGGCATAGTGCCAGCGGGCCTTGCCGAACAGGCTGATCGGCGCGAACGGAATGGCTACTACGTCCACGTCGGACGGTTTGATGCCAGCCTGCTCCAGGCAGAACTTCGCCGACTCGTAGGGCATGCGGTTCTTCGCATGCTTGTCACGCACGAAGCGCTCTTCTTCGGCGGCGGCAATCAGTTTGCCGTCGATGTACAGGGCCGCGGAAGGGTCATGGCTAAGGGCGCCGGACAGGCCAAGAATCGTCAATGCCAAGGGACTAGCCTCTTCATTCGGTAGAGATGCGCCAGCGGCCTCGTGGGCGGGTGGCGGCTAAAGGGCGGGATTATAACGCAAACCTGTGCGCAAAGCGGCAACCTGTAAGGCCCCATCGCCGGCAAGCCGGCTCCCACATGGACCACGCCGCTCTCAAGATATCTGCAATACCTGTGGGAGCCGGCTTGCCGGCGATGGGGCCAGTACAAACAACGGTTATTACTCGGCGATCAGCCAGTCCATGCGGAAGCTGCCTGCGGTCTGCGCCAGCTCCTTGGCCAGACAGGGCAGCAGCTCCTTGAGTTCTTCTTCCAGCCCCCAAGGCGGGTTGGCGATGGCCAGCCCAGAGCCGTTGAGCCCCTGCGGGCTGTCCTGGTGATGCACATACAGCTCCACCCGCAACAGCTTAGGCGCGCCGGTGCTGGTCAGGTCCTGGTAGAAGCGGGTCAGCGAGCGCTGGTCCTTGATCGGATACCAGATGGCCGCCACGGTCTGGCGCATGCGACTAATCGCCTCTTTCATCGCCACGGTGCAACGCTTGAGTTCGTCGGCCTGCTCGAAAGGCGGGTCGATCAGCATGATGGCGCGCTTTTCCTGCACTGGCAGCAGCGCCCGCGGCACATGCCAACCCTCGCCCAGGTGCACGACCACACGTGGGTCCTTCTTCATGTTCTCTTTGAGCAGCGGGCCGTCTTCAGGGTGCTTTTCGTTGAGCAGCGCACGGTCCTGCTGGCGCATCAGGCGCCGAGCCAGCTCTGGAGAGCCGGGGTAGTAACGCAACTCGCCATCGGCATTTAGGCGTTTGATGATGCGCAGGTAATCACCGGCCATTTCCGGCAGGTCGTCGCGATTCCACAGGCGGGCGACACCTTCAAGGTACTCGCCGGTGCGAGTGGCCTGGTCGCCCTGCAGGTCGTACAGCCCAAGGCCGGCATGGGTGTCGATATAGGCGAACGGCTGCTCCTTGCGCGACATCAGGGCGATGAGGCGGGTCAGCACGATGTGTTTGAGGACGTCGGCGTGGTTGCCGGCGTGGAAGGCGTGACGATAGTTCATGGCAACTCCTGCGGGGGCGGCAAGTTTAACCTGTCACGCAAGCGGAGTCAGTTACGACGGTCGGTCAGCACCGACACAGGTGCAGGAATGTATTCCAGATACCTCCCCTCCTGCACAATCCAGACACTCATGCCTCCCATCAATCAGGAGCACATGAGCATGAAAGCCTCCATCAATATCGACAAGACCGCTGCCACCCCCAAGCTGTTCGGCACCCTCGGCGTCATCAACAAGCCCTACACCGCTGCCGTGGCGTTGACTGGCCCTGACGACAGAACCGACAACTTCGTTGTGCCGGACACCGGCACCGACCAATGGGAGTTCAAGCTGACAAACTGCCCTCCCGGGGAGTACGAAGCGCTGATCCACTCGTTGCAAACCGGCGCGTTCGAAAGCACACGCCTGAGCTTCACGCTGTAATGCGCACCGCCGCTGCCCAAGCGACTCATTGCTCGGGCAGCGGCGGGCTCAACAGGTTTTACTTGCCAGCGTGATAAGCCGCGTCAGCCTTCTCGAAGCAGGCAACCATGCTCTTCGACGGGCTGCTCAGCTTGCTCACCAGGACGATGGCGATGGTGGCGAACAGGAAGCCTGGGATGATTTCGTACAGGCCAAGGCCGACATAGTTCTTCCACAGGATCACGGTTAGCGCACCGACCACGATGCCCGCCAGCGCGCCGTTACGGGTCATGCCTTTCCACAGTACGGAAATCAGCACAACCGGCCCGAACGCGGCACCGAAGCCTGCCCAGGCGTACGCCACCAGGCCCAGCACGCGGTTTTCCGGGTTGGACGCCATCGCGATAGCGATCAAGGCCACGGCCAGCACCATCAGGCGACCTACCCAGACCAGCTCTTTCTGGGAGGCGTTCTTACGCAGGAACGACTTGTAAAAGTCTTCGGTCAGCGCACTGGAGCACACCAGCAGCTGGCAGCTCAAGGTGCTCATCACCGCAGCCAGAATGGCCGACAGCAGCACACCGGCAATCCACGGGTTGAACAGGATCTTGGCCAGCTCGATGAACACACGC encodes:
- a CDS encoding PIG-L deacetylase family protein is translated as MSRKQQLLKRHRRNKRLGLLAALVLLVALGLTTWWWLPLLLLPVLWAVHEAWFADHLFYTPGEDYVYRFGEQTRQVKASLQGGVLRADTSLDGDETLVLEVRIKSRWLGRFLDPRVELLGDGERDCQTFERGVDGVRYLNLTGLAAPLQAAQLRLRGRYCRLLGEPRLWITPSVELQRRRVMVIAPHADDAELAAYGLYSQADETWVVTLTAGEIEAEHYQQMGMGRAEAARLKGRLRAWDSVAVPRWAGVPESRCVQLGYFCLQLPIMQAAPDQPAVSREADMADIRPFRQFNPFPLPADGDGQPTWNNLLADLRALLELAKPEVLVMPHPQLDPHPDHICAQAAVLEALEGLSWQPQTLLCYANHLHDNDRWPMGDSGDGVALPPQLSAEQAWAPCSLVLDVATQRDKAMALGMMHDLQPPAPFKRRVRRLLQRWLAGRRPSPYGENEFFRKAVRRHELFWRREL
- a CDS encoding antimicrobial resistance protein Mig-14 codes for the protein MLNHIQAFRERGWQVIDAAAYAEAWARFGGSVATHPLVIEQLAQLAQIPVRYLGWQQGGDLKAAIPTWGRHLALSKDVLKRAGKKGLFDLGNAEIILPAAADAAAPLRHTGRYLSELNQGRFAGLKAQPEQLAMARAHEDLSKKFRYNQRRELRLLEEAGGVVRPISDFSSDDIAAMYCDLFQRRWGFPATGAAHMAEVLERLRELLIGSVLLLDDKAIAIQLVYRVEAPEWVSVEYINGGVDPETKAFSPGSVLSFLNTQAAWEDARARNKPLRFSFGRADREYKDRWCNPVPVFQV
- a CDS encoding glycosyltransferase, whose translation is MTSRSELRVLQFCHGYDGPFLDCARQYASLFQGSGYKVTTVFLTGAADPQVAAGCASDEVLFLEFSSKAVRGLKLGAIRALRRIAAERNFSFCIAHRFKPIYVALLGTGLPVIGVHHAFGDYQRKGRRLFANLFSKRLSLLGVSDAVRDDMRRCLPQWPAERIQTLYNRIDIEALQASLVPRAEAREALGLDAQAWIVGNVGRLHPDKDQATLLRGFAQALPELPAGSRLAVLGEGRLEGKLKALAAELGIAGQVDFLGQVPNARRYFQAFDVFALSSDHEPFGMVLLEAMVAGVPLLATACGGAREVVEGVGVLFPLGDTAQLAQGLKHMAGLDAQQRQVCAEHMLQRLHERFSDSAVREAFWQLPQVRAMVAQA
- a CDS encoding carbamoyltransferase yields the protein MALTILGLSGALSHDPSAALYIDGKLIAAAEEERFVRDKHAKNRMPYESAKFCLEQAGIKPSDVDVVAIPFAPISLFGKARWHYAKRYWYAPDRALDAILMGNRRYKRYRKKIVWCLEQLGFDPKKVKIEPVEHHLAHASSAYHCSGFKEKTAILGIDGKGEYATTFFGYGENGKIHKIKEFFDPDSLGGLYGAITEFLGFEMLDGEFKVMGMAPYGDASKYDFSRLASFENGELVINTEYANVIGLRRYKEKGKGFYFSPKLIEWLGPKREGDIADEPYIHYAASMQALFEKIALQMIDHYLGDTLKQTGKLAFAGGCALNVKLNQKIIARSDVKELFVQPASGDAGTAVGAAAYVSHARGVPVEKMEHVYLGPSYSNEDVIAACARHPNAPQWRKLDDMPQRIAKIMVDGNPVAWFQGRMEFGPRALGGRSIIGCPSVPGVANRINEQIKFRERWRPFCPSMLDTVAPQMIKVDHPAPFMTFTFEVAEEWKTRVPEVVHEDGTSRAQVLKREYNPRYYDMMKALEDLTGNGVSLNTSLNRRGEPMICSPTDALNMFFGSDLQYLIMEDILVVKDGAAPYDQPL
- a CDS encoding 23S rRNA (adenine(2030)-N(6))-methyltransferase RlmJ → MNYRHAFHAGNHADVLKHIVLTRLIALMSRKEQPFAYIDTHAGLGLYDLQGDQATRTGEYLEGVARLWNRDDLPEMAGDYLRIIKRLNADGELRYYPGSPELARRLMRQQDRALLNEKHPEDGPLLKENMKKDPRVVVHLGEGWHVPRALLPVQEKRAIMLIDPPFEQADELKRCTVAMKEAISRMRQTVAAIWYPIKDQRSLTRFYQDLTSTGAPKLLRVELYVHHQDSPQGLNGSGLAIANPPWGLEEELKELLPCLAKELAQTAGSFRMDWLIAE